The sequence TGAAAATGCACTGATTAAAGCAAGAAACGCAACAGAACTTACTAAATTACCCGCCATGGCGGATGATTCCGGCTTGGTAGTTCCCATATTAAACGGAGAGCCGGGAATTTTTTCAGCGCGTTATGCGGGAGAGGCAGGTGATCATACTAAGAACATCACAAAATTGCTTACAAAATTGCAAGATGTTCCTCCTGAAAAACGCATCGCTTATTTTTATTGTGTGATCGTTATGTTACGCCATAAAGATGACCCCTGCCCGATTATTTGTGAGGGGATTTGGCACGGTAGTATTTTAATGCAGCCTAAAGGGGAAAAAGGCTTTGGCTATGATCCAATTTTTTATGTTGCAGATTATAATTGCTCAGCAGCAGAATTAACGATGGAAGTTAAAAATGAAATTAGTCATCGCGGGCAAGCGATGACTGATTTGATCCAACAGCTGCAAAGCCTCTAGAGGCGAACGTCCATGTTTGGAATTCAGTGCAAATCTGAACGTTCTTGCGGAATACTATTCTCTACTCAACTTTGCGGTTTGAAGTCTAAGTAAGTAATCTTGCCAATTAGAATCAAACTGCACGCTTAGAGAGTGAAGAATTTCCCACGTGTAAAGACCCGTGGAATGTCCGTCATCAAAGATTAATTTAATGGCGTAACTTCCAACAGGTTCAATGTTTATAATG comes from Gammaproteobacteria bacterium and encodes:
- the rdgB gene encoding RdgB/HAM1 family non-canonical purine NTP pyrophosphatase, yielding MKIIFASSNQGKIKEINALIRQSAIEVIPQVEMGVPDIAETGLTFIENALIKARNATELTKLPAMADDSGLVVPILNGEPGIFSARYAGEAGDHTKNITKLLTKLQDVPPEKRIAYFYCVIVMLRHKDDPCPIICEGIWHGSILMQPKGEKGFGYDPIFYVADYNCSAAELTMEVKNEISHRGQAMTDLIQQLQSL